TCACCGTCAGTACGGTTCGCGAGAGGCTCGCGGCTTACGGCCAGGTCACGAGCGCGGCGCCCTTGATCCTGGATGACGGCAGCGTCGCGTTTGAATTCATCGTGGCGACAAACGAACCGGAATCCCGCTTTGAAGGACTCCGGGCGGAAGGTCTCAGTTACGGGCCGGTTGCGGAGCAGGCACAGCGTCCATCCAGCGAGCCTGTAACGCCGTCGCCGAGTTCACCTGCCGGATCGGTAAACCTCGTACGCGTCGACATGAGCCGGCTGGATGATTTGATGCGGATTGTGGGCGAGCTGGTGATCACCCGGTTTCATCTCGATGAGGCCCTTCTCAACACCGAGGACGCGCTCACGCCGGCGGGTTTGCGGACGCTTCAGGACATCAACATAACAATGGAGCGCCAAGTGCGGCAACTCCGGCAGACGGTTATTCGCACGCGGCTGGTTCCCATCGGCCAGATATTCGAGCGGATGCGATTCGTCGTTCGCGGTCTCGAGCGAGACGCGCAGAAGAAAATCAACGTCGAGATCAGCGGCCAGGAAGCCGAACTGGACAAAGTGATCGTTGAGCGGATGATGGATCCGCTGCTGCACCTGGTGCGGAACGCGGTCAGTCATGGTATTGAGGCTCCCCAGGAGCGGATCAACGCCGGCAAACCGCCGGAAGGAGAACTGAGTCTTTCCGCGATAACATCCGGCGACAGCGTCATGATCCATATCGAAGACGACGGCCGCGGGATCGATCTCGAAAAGGTCGCGGCCCGGGCTCGATCGCTGGGAATATCCGGGGTCAACGAGGCCTTGGACTCGAAGCGGCTTCTTGACGTGATTTGCTCGCCCGGCTTCACCACCCGTGATGAGGCCGACCTTGCAAGCGGCCGCGGTGTCGGGATGGCGGCGGTTCAGTCGGCGGTTACCGACTTGGGCGGTATCATTACCTTGCAGACTACCGCCGGGCAAGGGACACGTTTTTCGATACAGCTTCCGCTGACTCTGGCTCTCGCCGACTCCCTGCTGGTGTCCGTGGAGGGCCAGCGGTTTGCGGTGCCGCAGGCCAGCATTCGCGAAGTTTTTGCCGTGGAATCGTCGTCGAGCATCGTGTTCGAGAACAATGAAGCGATTACCTACCGGGACGGAGTTCTGCCGATTGTGCGGCTCGTGAACATATTTAATATGAAAGCAAAGACACGCAGCCGTCTCCACATCCTGGTTGTCGGCGCCGGCTCGAACGCCGTGGGATTGGTGGTGGATCGGGTCGAGGGTCAGAGGCAGATCGTCGTCCGGCCTATCACCGACCCTCTCTTGCGGATACCCGGCATCGTCGGGGCAACCGAACTTGGCGATGGCCTGCCTGTCCTGATCCTGGATGTACACAGCATGTTGCGCGCGCATCGCATGCGCGCGGTTTCGGAGACCAGACCATGAAAGAAACCGACCGGAATTCGGAAAAGTTCATTCTGTTCCAACTGGGTGAAACGACGTATGCGCTGCCCGCGCGCCACGTACAGCAGATGGAAATGATCGAGGACATCACTCCCGTGCCGAATGCTCCTCCGCACGTGGACGGTGTTGTTTTTACGCGCGGCCAGGTCATTCCTGCAATCAACCTGCGCGCGCGCTTCGGGTTTGAACGGGTTGCGCATACCCCGCGATCGAGGCTGATCGTAGCGGCGCTCAACGGCCGGGTTATCGGACTTGTTGCCGACTCGGCGCGCGAATTCATGTCCATTCCGCTGGAGGATATCCAACCGCCACCTGACGGCGTGTCCGGTCTGAGCGGAAATTACTTGAGAGGCGTCGTCACTCTCGACAACCGGATCATTTTGATTGTCGACCTTAACGAGCTGATCGGCTCGGCAGAAACACGAGCCGGTGCGGCG
This Terriglobia bacterium DNA region includes the following protein-coding sequences:
- a CDS encoding chemotaxis protein CheA, which gives rise to MSDSGRAFFEEFIDDYFAECEEHLTSIHALMLQLDNACQSGGPAENILDTLLRDFHSIKGLSAMVGMEEVTQLAHHLEDYFRELKEPGAEIKSDGITQALAAIAGIEEVLAARRRAEPLPDVTSLLLRLSQAVEEARPIRKGKAASVAAEAGEVTLGKWRFEFRPSSELAAQGITVSTVRERLAAYGQVTSAAPLILDDGSVAFEFIVATNEPESRFEGLRAEGLSYGPVAEQAQRPSSEPVTPSPSSPAGSVNLVRVDMSRLDDLMRIVGELVITRFHLDEALLNTEDALTPAGLRTLQDINITMERQVRQLRQTVIRTRLVPIGQIFERMRFVVRGLERDAQKKINVEISGQEAELDKVIVERMMDPLLHLVRNAVSHGIEAPQERINAGKPPEGELSLSAITSGDSVMIHIEDDGRGIDLEKVAARARSLGISGVNEALDSKRLLDVICSPGFTTRDEADLASGRGVGMAAVQSAVTDLGGIITLQTTAGQGTRFSIQLPLTLALADSLLVSVEGQRFAVPQASIREVFAVESSSSIVFENNEAITYRDGVLPIVRLVNIFNMKAKTRSRLHILVVGAGSNAVGLVVDRVEGQRQIVVRPITDPLLRIPGIVGATELGDGLPVLILDVHSMLRAHRMRAVSETRP
- a CDS encoding chemotaxis protein CheW — its product is MKETDRNSEKFILFQLGETTYALPARHVQQMEMIEDITPVPNAPPHVDGVVFTRGQVIPAINLRARFGFERVAHTPRSRLIVAALNGRVIGLVADSAREFMSIPLEDIQPPPDGVSGLSGNYLRGVVTLDNRIILIVDLNELIGSAETRAGAART